One part of the Neisseria zalophi genome encodes these proteins:
- a CDS encoding amino acid aminotransferase, whose protein sequence is MFQHVAYYPGDPIMGLVEAFNQDQRPTKVNLSIGIYFDENGKLPVLDSVRSVEVKRAQSPHPRAYLPMEGLESYRKAVQTLLFGENHPALQEKRVATIQTIGGSGALKVGADFLHSWFPKSEVYVSDPTWDNHKGIFGGAGFKVSTYPYYDPATNGVKFEEMLAFFMHLPENSVVLLHPCCHNPTGVDLTHAQWDALLEIVQTRKLIPFMDIAYQGFGEDFDNDAYAVRKAVDMGLTLFVSNSFSKNMSLYGERIGGLSVVCPNAEEAELVFGQLKFTVRRIYSSPPAHGAFVAAEVLNTPELFEQWQQEVYAMRDRIRTMRRKLYEILTEKVPGKNFEYFISQKGMFCYTGLTVEQVQRLQQEFAVYLLESGRMCVAGLNESNITYVADAFAAVMKS, encoded by the coding sequence ATGTTTCAGCATGTAGCATACTATCCCGGCGACCCGATTATGGGTTTGGTTGAAGCTTTCAATCAAGACCAACGCCCGACTAAAGTGAATCTCAGCATCGGCATTTATTTTGATGAAAACGGCAAATTGCCGGTATTGGATTCGGTACGCAGTGTTGAAGTGAAACGGGCACAATCCCCTCATCCCCGCGCTTATCTGCCGATGGAGGGTTTGGAAAGCTACCGCAAAGCCGTTCAAACATTGTTATTCGGTGAAAATCATCCAGCCCTTCAAGAAAAACGTGTGGCCACCATTCAAACTATTGGTGGTTCGGGTGCATTAAAAGTCGGTGCCGACTTTCTACACAGTTGGTTTCCGAAATCTGAAGTTTATGTCAGCGATCCGACTTGGGATAACCATAAAGGCATTTTCGGAGGTGCAGGCTTTAAAGTAAGCACGTATCCGTATTACGACCCGGCTACAAATGGTGTCAAATTTGAAGAAATGTTGGCATTTTTTATGCATTTGCCGGAAAACAGCGTTGTACTGCTCCACCCCTGCTGCCACAACCCTACCGGTGTGGATTTAACCCATGCCCAATGGGATGCACTGCTGGAAATCGTGCAAACCCGCAAACTGATTCCGTTTATGGATATTGCCTATCAAGGTTTTGGCGAAGACTTCGATAATGATGCCTATGCCGTCCGTAAAGCCGTGGATATGGGCTTAACTTTGTTTGTGAGCAATTCTTTTTCTAAAAATATGTCACTTTATGGCGAACGTATCGGCGGCTTGTCAGTGGTGTGCCCGAATGCAGAAGAAGCCGAATTGGTGTTTGGCCAATTGAAATTTACTGTACGCCGTATTTATTCCAGCCCGCCGGCACACGGTGCTTTTGTGGCTGCCGAAGTGTTAAATACGCCTGAATTATTCGAACAATGGCAACAAGAAGTTTATGCTATGCGCGACCGTATCCGCACTATGCGCCGAAAACTGTATGAAATTTTGACGGAAAAAGTGCCGGGCAAAAATTTCGAATATTTTATCAGTCAAAAAGGTATGTTCTGCTATACAGGGTTGACGGTTGAACAGGTGCAGCGCTTGCAACAAGAATTTGCTGTTTATTTGTTGGAGTCGGGCAGAATGTGTGTGGCCGGCTTAAACGAATCAAATATTACTTATGTGGCGGATGCTTTTGCAGCAGTGATGAAATCATAA
- a CDS encoding RDD family protein translates to MASFHTVSLKRRFAALLYEFLLIGAVSMVAALLAGIIAMLLNPVSLVLSSFVATVILIATWWFYCKANWYKQGQSLPMRVWKIGLVNTAGHRPALNQLRLRFVWGCIFIVFVPMLAYAALRHLSGIPPKPAFGAALIWWILPWGFALLNPDRQFLYDYLAGTRLIDLRSDNLK, encoded by the coding sequence ATGGCCTCTTTCCATACCGTTTCCCTTAAGCGGCGTTTTGCCGCACTTTTATATGAATTTTTATTGATTGGTGCCGTCAGCATGGTTGCCGCATTATTAGCCGGTATTATTGCCATGTTGTTAAACCCCGTTTCTTTAGTGCTTTCTAGCTTTGTTGCCACTGTAATTCTGATTGCAACCTGGTGGTTTTATTGCAAAGCCAACTGGTACAAACAGGGGCAGAGCTTGCCGATGCGGGTATGGAAAATCGGTTTGGTGAATACCGCAGGCCACCGCCCTGCCCTTAACCAATTGCGCCTGCGTTTTGTTTGGGGCTGTATTTTTATCGTATTTGTGCCCATGCTGGCTTATGCTGCTTTACGGCATCTGAGCGGCATTCCACCCAAGCCGGCATTTGGCGCCGCATTGATTTGGTGGATTTTGCCGTGGGGATTTGCGCTATTGAATCCTGATCGTCAGTTTTTATATGACTATCTGGCCGGAACGCGTTTGATTGATTTAAGGTCAGATAATTTGAAATAA